ATTAATACTGCACTGTCCTGCCTTTTCACTCTTTTATTGTGCCACTGAACCAGTGTTGTGTGGCTTACATCCACCAGCTGCAGGGTGGTCTGCTGCATAACAGCAGCATTGGCCAGAATGCGCTGCCTGATTTTCTTGTAGTCCTCCAAGATGAGGACCCACCTGGACACTGTGCTTGTCCCCTTCTTTTTTGGGCTTTTATGGATGGCACAGAGCTTAACAAAAATGGTCTCTATCAGGCGACAACAATCTGGCCACTGGGCAAGTGGTGCTGTGGTGGTGAGTGCGTGCCTCTTCACACTTTCCACCCCTGGAGTGAACTCCTGCCTCTTTTTGGGGGACCTGAACCTCCCTGTGTCCAGCCTGCTCTGGTGTCTGGCAGCAAACACCACCCTTTGCTTATCAAAATCAAGCAGGTTCTGCCAAAGAGCAACTATATTGCTCACCTACGTAGAGAGAACAGATAATACATGGCATATGAGAAAACAAAACATGTGCAAGTGTTAACATATAACAGGTCAAGGAGGGAAAGTAGAGAAACTTGAATGTTCCATACCTGCTGGTTGGTGAGGACGAGAGAGGGCTGGTCCCTAAGCTCCACCAGATACTCTGCTAGGCTGTCGACTCTGTCCATGCCTGGCAGACCAACACTATCCAAAGCCTGAAAAAAATAcaagcaaaacaaaatcaaaaatcaaaatgtGCAACATTACGAGGACGGTtaagtggggaaaaaaataacaaatacatatatacatatttctttTTGTTGAGAAGCATAAACTGCAAGTTAAGTTTTATGTGTATGTCTTACAAAACAATCTGTTCTCAGATTTTATAAGAATCATTTTGATATTTGTAATACAAAACTAATATTCACTGctcctttatttttttcagcaaaataTAAATACGTTGATTCAGTAAAATCAGATGATTTCCTGTTCAAAGAATGTAACTGAATATTAGGGAATTGTGGCTCTGTTTACTTATGGTGTCATTAGCAATCCAGTCACATATATAAATCAGTATTAATGCACATATAACAAGGTATTTACATACCACAGACTCATCAGGAGATGCTGATGCACCTGGTGTGGAggaggcagcagccagg
The Carassius auratus strain Wakin unplaced genomic scaffold, ASM336829v1 scaf_tig00217198, whole genome shotgun sequence DNA segment above includes these coding regions:
- the LOC113100218 gene encoding uncharacterized protein LOC113100218, which gives rise to MDRVDSLAEYLVELRDQPSLVLTNQQVSNIVALWQNLLDFDKQRVVFAARHQSRLDTGRFRSPKKRQEFTPGVESVKRHALTTTAPLAQWPDCCRLIETIFVKLCAIHKSPKKKGTSTVSRWVLILEDYKKIRQRILANAAVMQQTTLQLVDVSHTTLVQWHNKRVKRQDSAVLMQGLQLPSRLSVAADLCYLPMCVPRLHPPNQAQLTNTTCQ